One Stigmatopora argus isolate UIUO_Sarg chromosome 20, RoL_Sarg_1.0, whole genome shotgun sequence genomic region harbors:
- the phka1a gene encoding phosphorylase b kinase regulatory subunit alpha, skeletal muscle isoform isoform X8 — translation MKTRGRDLNAALEALDELNLFGAKGGPGSVVHALADDIQHCQSILTSMLPRASISKEVDAGVLAIISYPAFAVEDIGIVNVTKEEIISKLQGRYGCCRFLRDGHKTPKEDPSRLYYESAELKLFENIECEWPLFWTYLILDGIFTNSPEQVQEYQEALEAILIKQKDGIRLLPELYSVPPDKVEEEYVNPHTVERIPMGKCPLKWGQSLYVLGKLLSEGFLAPGEIDPLNRRFSTIPKPDVVVQVSVLAETEEIKELLLKHGIHVETVADIHPIHVQPSRVLSHIYARLGRNPRLGLTGRPYRMIGILGTSKFYIIRNTIFSFTPQFLDHQQFYLALDNKMIVEMLRTEISYLSSRWRMTGRPTVTFPVSQSMLTEDRANLDPAVLATLKKLQDGYYGGARIQTGKLSEFLTTSCFAHLSFLDGKALGGTHGRAHDEFDHLDGEGYVHELSCDDEADDLAQYLDHLLAHSAPKKPNAQMGGLGKFKAVASKTKDMVSLKNKAQSLNVQEVNMYLPNKLFHCHQPSLNLPDPSTAPNTQVPEVTLTPESGVPRDAGGAVDYSALVQLLKETKSLQDQADILYILFKDKGMDWDTGLHGKEATVRSLLGDLYEKAGELKHWGLIRMISGMLRKKVEELDSACSDLLAHQKHLTVGLPPEPREKTISAPIPLDRLAAVIDEASDGNISVAILTQEVMVYLAMSIRTQPNLFSEMFRLRIGLIIQVMATELAQSLNCSGEEATESLMSLSPSELKNLLHHILSGKEFGVERSVREADGALSPAISIHHLGNVGATKSERAGISKLKSDMKTLEHRMSLTQADRRVSLTDAIKPDQSAASARKSLRSHSLDIGKMESGRYRLPSVESLDIPEGASFAKDARQGQWLRRRRLDGSLNRVPVGFYQKVWRILQKCHGLSIEGYVLPSSTTREMTPGEIKFSLHVETVLNRVPQPEYRQLLVEAILVLTMLSDVDVPTIGSIVHADKIVRLADDMFHKDQRDLGADEDLLERDPSTGVCKLLYDSAPSGRFGSMTYLTKAVAVYVQDFLPAGSCAVQ, via the exons ATGAAAACACGGGGGCGGGATTTAAAC GCCGCTCTGGAGGCCCTGGACGAACTGAACCTGTTTGGAGCTAAAGGCGGACCCGGATCGGTGGTCCACGCCTTGGCAGACGACATCCAGCACTGCCAG TCCATCCTCACGTCCATGCTGCCCAGAGCATCCATCTCCAAGGAGGTGGACGCAGGAGTGCTGGCCATCATCTCTTACCCCGCCTTTGCCGTGGAGGACATCGGCATCGTCAACGTGACCAAGGAGGAGATCATCTCCAAGCTGCAG GGTCGCTACGGCTGCTGCAGGTTCCTGAGAGATGGACACAAAACCCCCAAAGAG GATCCCAGCCGTCTGTATTACGAGTCTGCCGAGCTCAAGTTGTTTGAGAACATCGAATGCGAGTGGCCTCTTTTCTGGACCTACCTCATCCTGGATGGAATCTTCACCAACAGCCCTGAGCAG GTACAGGAGTACCAGGAAGCTTTGGAGGCTATCTTGATCAAGCAAAAGGACGGAATCCGACTCTTGCCCGAGCTCTACAGTGTCCCGCCGGATAAG GTGGAGGAAGAGTACGTGAATCCTCACACCGTGGAGAGGATCCCCATGGGGAAGTGTCCCCTCAAGTGGGGGCAATCTCTCTACGTTCTAGGAAAGCTCTTATCCGAG GGATTTCTTGCCCCCGGAGAGATCGACCCTCTGAACCGTCGCTTCTCCACCATCCCCAAGCCCGATGTGGTGGTGCAAG TTTCCGTCCTGGCTGAGACGGAGGAGATCAAGGAGCTGCTGCTCAAGCACGGCATCCACGTGGAGACGGTGGCGGACATCCATCCCATCCACGTGCAGCCCTCTAGGGTGCTCAGCCACATCTACGCCCGCCTCG GTCGCAACCCCAGGCTGGGCTTGACGGGGCGGCCCTACAGGATGATCGGAATCCTGGGAACTTCCAAGTTCTACATCATCCGGAACACCATCTTCTCATTCACGCCTCAG TTTCTGGACCACCAGCAGTTCTACCTGGCTCTGGACAACAAAATGATCGTGGAGATGCTGAGGACGGAAATTTCCTACTTGTCGTCCAGGTGGAGGATGACGGGAAGACCCACCGTCACTTTCCCCGTCTCGCAAAGCATGCTGA CTGAAGACCGCGCCAACCTCGACCCCGCCGTGTTGGCCACCCTCAAGAAACTCCAGGACGGCTACTACGGAGGAGCAAG GATCCAGACGGGCAAGCTGTCGGAATTCTTGACCACGTCGTGTTTCGCTCACCTCAGCTTCTTGGATGGTAAGGCCTTAGGCGGCACGCACGGCCGCGCCCACGACGAGTTTGACCATCTCGACGGCGAGGGATACGTGCATGAATTGAGCTGCGACGATG AGGCTGACGATCTCGCCCAGTACTTGGACCACCTCTTGGCCCACTCGGCCCCCAAAAAGCCCAATGCGCAGATGGGTGGTCTGGGGAAGTTCAAGGCGGTTGCCTCCAAAACCAAGGACATGGTCTCTCTCAAGAACAAGGCTCAAAGTCTCAACGTTCAAG AAGTCAACATGTACCTACCCAATAAGCTCTTTCACTGTCATCAGCCGTCCCTCAACCTCCCAGACCCGTCCACGGCGCCGAACACTCAG GTCCCGGAAGTGACGTTGACGCCCGAGAGCGGAGTGCCGAGGGACGCCGGCGGCGCCGTGGATTACAGCGCTCTCGTGCAACTCCTGAAGGAAACGAAAAGTCTTCAAGACCAGGCCGACATCCTCTACATCCTCTTCAAGGACAA AGGCATGGACTGGGACACGGGTCTTCACGGCAAAGAAGCCACGGTGCGCTCTCTGCTCGGGGACCTGTACGAGAAAGCCGGAGAGCTCAAGCACTGGGGCCTGATTAGGATGATCTCCGGCATGTTGAGGAAGAAAGTGGAGGAACTGGACTCG GCCTGCTCCGACCTGCTGGCCCACCAGAAGCACCTGACAGTGGGCCTGCCCCCGGAGCCTCGCGAGAAGACCATTTCGGCGCCCATCCCCCTGGACCGACTGGCGGCAGTCATCGACGAAGCCAGCGACGGCAACATTAGCGTGGCCATCCTCACCCAG GAGGTGATGGTGTACCTGGCCATGAGCATCCGGACGCAGCCCAACCTGTTCAGCGAGATGTTCCGCCTTCGCATCGGGCTCATCATCCAGGTCATGGCCACCGAGCTGGCGCAGTCGCTCAATTGCTCCG GCGAGGAGGCCACGGAGAGCCTGATGAGCCTGAGTCCGTCCGAGCTCAAGAACCTTCTGCACCACATCCTGAGCGGGAAGGAGTTCGGCGTGGAGCGCAGCG TCCGCGAGGCCGACGGCGCCCTCAGTCCGGCCATCTCCATCCATCACCTGGGCAACGTGGGCGCCACCAAGAGCGAGAGGGCGGGAATCAGCAAGCTCAAGAGCGACATGAAGACG CTGGAGCACAGGATGTCCCTCACCCAG GCGGATCGCAGAGTGTCTCTGACTGACGCCATTAAG CCGGACCAAAGCGCCGCGTCAGCTCGCAag AGCCTCCGGTCTCACTCGCTGGACATCGGCAAGATGGAGTCCGGG AGGTACCGACTCCCCTCCGTCGAGTCGCTGGACATCCCCGAGGGCGCGTCGTTCGCCAAGGACGCCAGACAAGGCCAGTGGCTGCGCAGGAGGCGCCTGGACGGATCCCTCAACCGCGTCCCCGTCGGGTTCTACCAGAAGGTTTGGAGGATTCTGCAGAAA TGTCACGGCCTGTCCATCGAGGGCTACGTCCTCCCGTCGTCCACCACCAGAGAG ATGACCCCCGGCGAGATCAAGTTCTCCCTGCACGTGGAGACGGTCCTCAATCGTGTCCCGCAACCCGAGTACCGCCAGCTCCTGGTGGAAGCCATCTTGGTGCTCACCATGTTGTCCGACGTGGACGTCCCCACCATCGGCTCCATCGTCCACGCTGACAAGATCGTCCGGCTGGCCGACGACATGTTCCACAAAGATCAG AGAGACCTGGGCGCCGACGAAGACCTGCTGGAGCGAGACCCCTCCACCGGCGTGTGCAAACTCCTTTACGACAGCGCCCCTAGCGGCCGCTTCGGCAGCATGACCTACCTGACCAAGGCGGTGGCCGTGTACGTGCAGGACTTCCTGCCCGCCGGCTCGTGCGCCGTCCAGTGA
- the phka1a gene encoding phosphorylase b kinase regulatory subunit alpha, skeletal muscle isoform isoform X1 — translation MKRVCVREGPRHGTSPRKRRAAGCLGPRQCLRHRVGVGAQPGLQEERRQGRRQGQGLRTGAERGEAHERRPAVHYQAGTVRRQGVVPWRRSLFSALCLSQLHKVEKFKYSRSTSDSLHAKYDTKTCAPVVGDDQWGHLQVDATSLFLLFLAQMTASGLHIVYTQDEVDVVQNLMFYIEAAYKVADYGMWERGDKTNQGITEINASSIGTAKAALEALDELNLFGAKGGPGSVVHALADDIQHCQSILTSMLPRASISKEVDAGVLAIISYPAFAVEDIGIVNVTKEEIISKLQGRYGCCRFLRDGHKTPKEDPSRLYYESAELKLFENIECEWPLFWTYLILDGIFTNSPEQVQEYQEALEAILIKQKDGIRLLPELYSVPPDKVEEEYVNPHTVERIPMGKCPLKWGQSLYVLGKLLSEGFLAPGEIDPLNRRFSTIPKPDVVVQVSVLAETEEIKELLLKHGIHVETVADIHPIHVQPSRVLSHIYARLGRNPRLGLTGRPYRMIGILGTSKFYIIRNTIFSFTPQFLDHQQFYLALDNKMIVEMLRTEISYLSSRWRMTGRPTVTFPVSQSMLTEDRANLDPAVLATLKKLQDGYYGGARIQTGKLSEFLTTSCFAHLSFLDGKALGGTHGRAHDEFDHLDGEGYVHELSCDDEADDLAQYLDHLLAHSAPKKPNAQMGGLGKFKAVASKTKDMVSLKNKAQSLNVQEVNMYLPNKLFHCHQPSLNLPDPSTAPNTQVPEVTLTPESGVPRDAGGAVDYSALVQLLKETKSLQDQADILYILFKDKGMDWDTGLHGKEATVRSLLGDLYEKAGELKHWGLIRMISGMLRKKVEELDSACSDLLAHQKHLTVGLPPEPREKTISAPIPLDRLAAVIDEASDGNISVAILTQEVMVYLAMSIRTQPNLFSEMFRLRIGLIIQVMATELAQSLNCSGEEATESLMSLSPSELKNLLHHILSGKEFGVERSVREADGALSPAISIHHLGNVGATKSERAGISKLKSDMKTLEHRMSLTQADRRVSLTDAIKPDQSAASARKSLRSHSLDIGKMESGRYRLPSVESLDIPEGASFAKDARQGQWLRRRRLDGSLNRVPVGFYQKVWRILQKCHGLSIEGYVLPSSTTREMTPGEIKFSLHVETVLNRVPQPEYRQLLVEAILVLTMLSDVDVPTIGSIVHADKIVRLADDMFHKDQRDLGADEDLLERDPSTGVCKLLYDSAPSGRFGSMTYLTKAVAVYVQDFLPAGSCAVQ, via the exons ATGAaacgtgtttgtgtgcgtgaaGGACCCCGTCACGGGACTTCTCCCCGGAAACGGCGAGCAGCCGGATGCCTGGGTCCGAGACAATGTCTACGCCATCGTGTCGGTGTGGGCGCTCAGCCTGGCCTACAGGAAGAACGCCGACAGGGACGAAGACAAGGCCAAGGCTTACGAACTGGAGCAG AGCGTGGTGAAGCTCATGAGAGGCGTCCTGCAGTGCATTACCAGGCAGGTACTGTACGCCGTCAGGGCGTGGTCCCGTGGAGGCGGAGCCTATTCTCGGCTTTATGTCTTTCGCAGCTGCACAAAGTGGAGAAGTTCAAGTACAGCCGGAGCACGTCCGACTCACTCCACGCCAAGTACGACACCAAGACCTGCGCCCCCGTGGTGGGGGACGACCAGTGGGGTCACCTGCAGGTGGACGCTACCTCCCTCTTCCTGCTCTTCCTGGCTCAGATGACGGCGTCGG GTCTGCATATCGTCTACACTCAAGATGAAGTGGACGTGGTCCAGAATCTCATGTTTTACATCGAGGCGGCTTACAAAGTGGCC GATTACGGGATGTGGGAACGAGGGGACAAGACCAACCAGGGGATTACGGAAATCAACGCCAGCTCCATCGGCACGGCCAAG GCCGCTCTGGAGGCCCTGGACGAACTGAACCTGTTTGGAGCTAAAGGCGGACCCGGATCGGTGGTCCACGCCTTGGCAGACGACATCCAGCACTGCCAG TCCATCCTCACGTCCATGCTGCCCAGAGCATCCATCTCCAAGGAGGTGGACGCAGGAGTGCTGGCCATCATCTCTTACCCCGCCTTTGCCGTGGAGGACATCGGCATCGTCAACGTGACCAAGGAGGAGATCATCTCCAAGCTGCAG GGTCGCTACGGCTGCTGCAGGTTCCTGAGAGATGGACACAAAACCCCCAAAGAG GATCCCAGCCGTCTGTATTACGAGTCTGCCGAGCTCAAGTTGTTTGAGAACATCGAATGCGAGTGGCCTCTTTTCTGGACCTACCTCATCCTGGATGGAATCTTCACCAACAGCCCTGAGCAG GTACAGGAGTACCAGGAAGCTTTGGAGGCTATCTTGATCAAGCAAAAGGACGGAATCCGACTCTTGCCCGAGCTCTACAGTGTCCCGCCGGATAAG GTGGAGGAAGAGTACGTGAATCCTCACACCGTGGAGAGGATCCCCATGGGGAAGTGTCCCCTCAAGTGGGGGCAATCTCTCTACGTTCTAGGAAAGCTCTTATCCGAG GGATTTCTTGCCCCCGGAGAGATCGACCCTCTGAACCGTCGCTTCTCCACCATCCCCAAGCCCGATGTGGTGGTGCAAG TTTCCGTCCTGGCTGAGACGGAGGAGATCAAGGAGCTGCTGCTCAAGCACGGCATCCACGTGGAGACGGTGGCGGACATCCATCCCATCCACGTGCAGCCCTCTAGGGTGCTCAGCCACATCTACGCCCGCCTCG GTCGCAACCCCAGGCTGGGCTTGACGGGGCGGCCCTACAGGATGATCGGAATCCTGGGAACTTCCAAGTTCTACATCATCCGGAACACCATCTTCTCATTCACGCCTCAG TTTCTGGACCACCAGCAGTTCTACCTGGCTCTGGACAACAAAATGATCGTGGAGATGCTGAGGACGGAAATTTCCTACTTGTCGTCCAGGTGGAGGATGACGGGAAGACCCACCGTCACTTTCCCCGTCTCGCAAAGCATGCTGA CTGAAGACCGCGCCAACCTCGACCCCGCCGTGTTGGCCACCCTCAAGAAACTCCAGGACGGCTACTACGGAGGAGCAAG GATCCAGACGGGCAAGCTGTCGGAATTCTTGACCACGTCGTGTTTCGCTCACCTCAGCTTCTTGGATGGTAAGGCCTTAGGCGGCACGCACGGCCGCGCCCACGACGAGTTTGACCATCTCGACGGCGAGGGATACGTGCATGAATTGAGCTGCGACGATG AGGCTGACGATCTCGCCCAGTACTTGGACCACCTCTTGGCCCACTCGGCCCCCAAAAAGCCCAATGCGCAGATGGGTGGTCTGGGGAAGTTCAAGGCGGTTGCCTCCAAAACCAAGGACATGGTCTCTCTCAAGAACAAGGCTCAAAGTCTCAACGTTCAAG AAGTCAACATGTACCTACCCAATAAGCTCTTTCACTGTCATCAGCCGTCCCTCAACCTCCCAGACCCGTCCACGGCGCCGAACACTCAG GTCCCGGAAGTGACGTTGACGCCCGAGAGCGGAGTGCCGAGGGACGCCGGCGGCGCCGTGGATTACAGCGCTCTCGTGCAACTCCTGAAGGAAACGAAAAGTCTTCAAGACCAGGCCGACATCCTCTACATCCTCTTCAAGGACAA AGGCATGGACTGGGACACGGGTCTTCACGGCAAAGAAGCCACGGTGCGCTCTCTGCTCGGGGACCTGTACGAGAAAGCCGGAGAGCTCAAGCACTGGGGCCTGATTAGGATGATCTCCGGCATGTTGAGGAAGAAAGTGGAGGAACTGGACTCG GCCTGCTCCGACCTGCTGGCCCACCAGAAGCACCTGACAGTGGGCCTGCCCCCGGAGCCTCGCGAGAAGACCATTTCGGCGCCCATCCCCCTGGACCGACTGGCGGCAGTCATCGACGAAGCCAGCGACGGCAACATTAGCGTGGCCATCCTCACCCAG GAGGTGATGGTGTACCTGGCCATGAGCATCCGGACGCAGCCCAACCTGTTCAGCGAGATGTTCCGCCTTCGCATCGGGCTCATCATCCAGGTCATGGCCACCGAGCTGGCGCAGTCGCTCAATTGCTCCG GCGAGGAGGCCACGGAGAGCCTGATGAGCCTGAGTCCGTCCGAGCTCAAGAACCTTCTGCACCACATCCTGAGCGGGAAGGAGTTCGGCGTGGAGCGCAGCG TCCGCGAGGCCGACGGCGCCCTCAGTCCGGCCATCTCCATCCATCACCTGGGCAACGTGGGCGCCACCAAGAGCGAGAGGGCGGGAATCAGCAAGCTCAAGAGCGACATGAAGACG CTGGAGCACAGGATGTCCCTCACCCAG GCGGATCGCAGAGTGTCTCTGACTGACGCCATTAAG CCGGACCAAAGCGCCGCGTCAGCTCGCAag AGCCTCCGGTCTCACTCGCTGGACATCGGCAAGATGGAGTCCGGG AGGTACCGACTCCCCTCCGTCGAGTCGCTGGACATCCCCGAGGGCGCGTCGTTCGCCAAGGACGCCAGACAAGGCCAGTGGCTGCGCAGGAGGCGCCTGGACGGATCCCTCAACCGCGTCCCCGTCGGGTTCTACCAGAAGGTTTGGAGGATTCTGCAGAAA TGTCACGGCCTGTCCATCGAGGGCTACGTCCTCCCGTCGTCCACCACCAGAGAG ATGACCCCCGGCGAGATCAAGTTCTCCCTGCACGTGGAGACGGTCCTCAATCGTGTCCCGCAACCCGAGTACCGCCAGCTCCTGGTGGAAGCCATCTTGGTGCTCACCATGTTGTCCGACGTGGACGTCCCCACCATCGGCTCCATCGTCCACGCTGACAAGATCGTCCGGCTGGCCGACGACATGTTCCACAAAGATCAG AGAGACCTGGGCGCCGACGAAGACCTGCTGGAGCGAGACCCCTCCACCGGCGTGTGCAAACTCCTTTACGACAGCGCCCCTAGCGGCCGCTTCGGCAGCATGACCTACCTGACCAAGGCGGTGGCCGTGTACGTGCAGGACTTCCTGCCCGCCGGCTCGTGCGCCGTCCAGTGA
- the phka1a gene encoding phosphorylase b kinase regulatory subunit alpha, skeletal muscle isoform isoform X3 yields the protein MKRVCVREGPRHGTSPRKRRAAGCLGPRQCLRHRVGVGAQPGLQEERRQGRRQGQGLRTGAERGEAHERRPAVHYQAGTVRRQGVVPWRRSLFSALCLSQLHKVEKFKYSRSTSDSLHAKYDTKTCAPVVGDDQWGHLQVDATSLFLLFLAQMTASGLHIVYTQDEVDVVQNLMFYIEAAYKVADYGMWERGDKTNQGITEINASSIGTAKAALEALDELNLFGAKGGPGSVVHALADDIQHCQSILTSMLPRASISKEVDAGVLAIISYPAFAVEDIGIVNVTKEEIISKLQGRYGCCRFLRDGHKTPKEDPSRLYYESAELKLFENIECEWPLFWTYLILDGIFTNSPEQVQEYQEALEAILIKQKDGIRLLPELYSVPPDKVEEEYVNPHTVERIPMGKCPLKWGQSLYVLGKLLSEGFLAPGEIDPLNRRFSTIPKPDVVVQVSVLAETEEIKELLLKHGIHVETVADIHPIHVQPSRVLSHIYARLGRNPRLGLTGRPYRMIGILGTSKFYIIRNTIFSFTPQFLDHQQFYLALDNKMIVEMLRTEISYLSSRWRMTGRPTVTFPVSQSMLTEDRANLDPAVLATLKKLQDGYYGGARIQTGKLSEFLTTSCFAHLSFLDGKALGGTHGRAHDEFDHLDGEGYVHELSCDDEADDLAQYLDHLLAHSAPKKPNAQMGGLGKFKAVASKTKDMVSLKNKAQSLNVQEVNMYLPNKLFHCHQPSLNLPDPSTAPNTQVPEVTLTPESGVPRDAGGAVDYSALVQLLKETKSLQDQADILYILFKDKGMDWDTGLHGKEATVRSLLGDLYEKAGELKHWGLIRMISGMLRKKVEELDSACSDLLAHQKHLTVGLPPEPREKTISAPIPLDRLAAVIDEASDGNISVAILTQEVMVYLAMSIRTQPNLFSEMFRLRIGLIIQVMATELAQSLNCSGEEATESLMSLSPSELKNLLHHILSGKEFGVERSVREADGALSPAISIHHLGNVGATKSERAGISKLKSDMKTADRRVSLTDAIKPDQSAASARKSLRSHSLDIGKMESGRYRLPSVESLDIPEGASFAKDARQGQWLRRRRLDGSLNRVPVGFYQKVWRILQKCHGLSIEGYVLPSSTTREMTPGEIKFSLHVETVLNRVPQPEYRQLLVEAILVLTMLSDVDVPTIGSIVHADKIVRLADDMFHKDQRDLGADEDLLERDPSTGVCKLLYDSAPSGRFGSMTYLTKAVAVYVQDFLPAGSCAVQ from the exons ATGAaacgtgtttgtgtgcgtgaaGGACCCCGTCACGGGACTTCTCCCCGGAAACGGCGAGCAGCCGGATGCCTGGGTCCGAGACAATGTCTACGCCATCGTGTCGGTGTGGGCGCTCAGCCTGGCCTACAGGAAGAACGCCGACAGGGACGAAGACAAGGCCAAGGCTTACGAACTGGAGCAG AGCGTGGTGAAGCTCATGAGAGGCGTCCTGCAGTGCATTACCAGGCAGGTACTGTACGCCGTCAGGGCGTGGTCCCGTGGAGGCGGAGCCTATTCTCGGCTTTATGTCTTTCGCAGCTGCACAAAGTGGAGAAGTTCAAGTACAGCCGGAGCACGTCCGACTCACTCCACGCCAAGTACGACACCAAGACCTGCGCCCCCGTGGTGGGGGACGACCAGTGGGGTCACCTGCAGGTGGACGCTACCTCCCTCTTCCTGCTCTTCCTGGCTCAGATGACGGCGTCGG GTCTGCATATCGTCTACACTCAAGATGAAGTGGACGTGGTCCAGAATCTCATGTTTTACATCGAGGCGGCTTACAAAGTGGCC GATTACGGGATGTGGGAACGAGGGGACAAGACCAACCAGGGGATTACGGAAATCAACGCCAGCTCCATCGGCACGGCCAAG GCCGCTCTGGAGGCCCTGGACGAACTGAACCTGTTTGGAGCTAAAGGCGGACCCGGATCGGTGGTCCACGCCTTGGCAGACGACATCCAGCACTGCCAG TCCATCCTCACGTCCATGCTGCCCAGAGCATCCATCTCCAAGGAGGTGGACGCAGGAGTGCTGGCCATCATCTCTTACCCCGCCTTTGCCGTGGAGGACATCGGCATCGTCAACGTGACCAAGGAGGAGATCATCTCCAAGCTGCAG GGTCGCTACGGCTGCTGCAGGTTCCTGAGAGATGGACACAAAACCCCCAAAGAG GATCCCAGCCGTCTGTATTACGAGTCTGCCGAGCTCAAGTTGTTTGAGAACATCGAATGCGAGTGGCCTCTTTTCTGGACCTACCTCATCCTGGATGGAATCTTCACCAACAGCCCTGAGCAG GTACAGGAGTACCAGGAAGCTTTGGAGGCTATCTTGATCAAGCAAAAGGACGGAATCCGACTCTTGCCCGAGCTCTACAGTGTCCCGCCGGATAAG GTGGAGGAAGAGTACGTGAATCCTCACACCGTGGAGAGGATCCCCATGGGGAAGTGTCCCCTCAAGTGGGGGCAATCTCTCTACGTTCTAGGAAAGCTCTTATCCGAG GGATTTCTTGCCCCCGGAGAGATCGACCCTCTGAACCGTCGCTTCTCCACCATCCCCAAGCCCGATGTGGTGGTGCAAG TTTCCGTCCTGGCTGAGACGGAGGAGATCAAGGAGCTGCTGCTCAAGCACGGCATCCACGTGGAGACGGTGGCGGACATCCATCCCATCCACGTGCAGCCCTCTAGGGTGCTCAGCCACATCTACGCCCGCCTCG GTCGCAACCCCAGGCTGGGCTTGACGGGGCGGCCCTACAGGATGATCGGAATCCTGGGAACTTCCAAGTTCTACATCATCCGGAACACCATCTTCTCATTCACGCCTCAG TTTCTGGACCACCAGCAGTTCTACCTGGCTCTGGACAACAAAATGATCGTGGAGATGCTGAGGACGGAAATTTCCTACTTGTCGTCCAGGTGGAGGATGACGGGAAGACCCACCGTCACTTTCCCCGTCTCGCAAAGCATGCTGA CTGAAGACCGCGCCAACCTCGACCCCGCCGTGTTGGCCACCCTCAAGAAACTCCAGGACGGCTACTACGGAGGAGCAAG GATCCAGACGGGCAAGCTGTCGGAATTCTTGACCACGTCGTGTTTCGCTCACCTCAGCTTCTTGGATGGTAAGGCCTTAGGCGGCACGCACGGCCGCGCCCACGACGAGTTTGACCATCTCGACGGCGAGGGATACGTGCATGAATTGAGCTGCGACGATG AGGCTGACGATCTCGCCCAGTACTTGGACCACCTCTTGGCCCACTCGGCCCCCAAAAAGCCCAATGCGCAGATGGGTGGTCTGGGGAAGTTCAAGGCGGTTGCCTCCAAAACCAAGGACATGGTCTCTCTCAAGAACAAGGCTCAAAGTCTCAACGTTCAAG AAGTCAACATGTACCTACCCAATAAGCTCTTTCACTGTCATCAGCCGTCCCTCAACCTCCCAGACCCGTCCACGGCGCCGAACACTCAG GTCCCGGAAGTGACGTTGACGCCCGAGAGCGGAGTGCCGAGGGACGCCGGCGGCGCCGTGGATTACAGCGCTCTCGTGCAACTCCTGAAGGAAACGAAAAGTCTTCAAGACCAGGCCGACATCCTCTACATCCTCTTCAAGGACAA AGGCATGGACTGGGACACGGGTCTTCACGGCAAAGAAGCCACGGTGCGCTCTCTGCTCGGGGACCTGTACGAGAAAGCCGGAGAGCTCAAGCACTGGGGCCTGATTAGGATGATCTCCGGCATGTTGAGGAAGAAAGTGGAGGAACTGGACTCG GCCTGCTCCGACCTGCTGGCCCACCAGAAGCACCTGACAGTGGGCCTGCCCCCGGAGCCTCGCGAGAAGACCATTTCGGCGCCCATCCCCCTGGACCGACTGGCGGCAGTCATCGACGAAGCCAGCGACGGCAACATTAGCGTGGCCATCCTCACCCAG GAGGTGATGGTGTACCTGGCCATGAGCATCCGGACGCAGCCCAACCTGTTCAGCGAGATGTTCCGCCTTCGCATCGGGCTCATCATCCAGGTCATGGCCACCGAGCTGGCGCAGTCGCTCAATTGCTCCG GCGAGGAGGCCACGGAGAGCCTGATGAGCCTGAGTCCGTCCGAGCTCAAGAACCTTCTGCACCACATCCTGAGCGGGAAGGAGTTCGGCGTGGAGCGCAGCG TCCGCGAGGCCGACGGCGCCCTCAGTCCGGCCATCTCCATCCATCACCTGGGCAACGTGGGCGCCACCAAGAGCGAGAGGGCGGGAATCAGCAAGCTCAAGAGCGACATGAAGACG GCGGATCGCAGAGTGTCTCTGACTGACGCCATTAAG CCGGACCAAAGCGCCGCGTCAGCTCGCAag AGCCTCCGGTCTCACTCGCTGGACATCGGCAAGATGGAGTCCGGG AGGTACCGACTCCCCTCCGTCGAGTCGCTGGACATCCCCGAGGGCGCGTCGTTCGCCAAGGACGCCAGACAAGGCCAGTGGCTGCGCAGGAGGCGCCTGGACGGATCCCTCAACCGCGTCCCCGTCGGGTTCTACCAGAAGGTTTGGAGGATTCTGCAGAAA TGTCACGGCCTGTCCATCGAGGGCTACGTCCTCCCGTCGTCCACCACCAGAGAG ATGACCCCCGGCGAGATCAAGTTCTCCCTGCACGTGGAGACGGTCCTCAATCGTGTCCCGCAACCCGAGTACCGCCAGCTCCTGGTGGAAGCCATCTTGGTGCTCACCATGTTGTCCGACGTGGACGTCCCCACCATCGGCTCCATCGTCCACGCTGACAAGATCGTCCGGCTGGCCGACGACATGTTCCACAAAGATCAG AGAGACCTGGGCGCCGACGAAGACCTGCTGGAGCGAGACCCCTCCACCGGCGTGTGCAAACTCCTTTACGACAGCGCCCCTAGCGGCCGCTTCGGCAGCATGACCTACCTGACCAAGGCGGTGGCCGTGTACGTGCAGGACTTCCTGCCCGCCGGCTCGTGCGCCGTCCAGTGA